One genomic window of Paenibacillus xylanilyticus includes the following:
- a CDS encoding YdcF family protein, with amino-acid sequence MKKFIQDKGLIIDLFLVACFVVFLIFWGRNFAVMLFGLLTVAFIILRRIDYQKHVVLKRILLTVFGIGAVSFVIIEALVFTQLNANDPEQADYVIILGSGIRGTELSLTLKQRLDASLDYIRNHPQTPVIVSGGQGPGESIPEALAMKNYLVDQGITPAQVIMEDKSTSTQENMAFSKKIIDEAGLEHPEIMIVTSDYHMFRSKYLAAKNGYAAEYGISAPSPGYLKPINMIREYFAVVKAFM; translated from the coding sequence CGTTTTTCTGATATTCTGGGGCCGAAATTTCGCGGTGATGTTGTTTGGGCTGCTTACGGTCGCTTTTATCATACTTCGACGGATTGACTACCAGAAGCATGTGGTGCTTAAGCGCATTTTGTTGACGGTGTTCGGTATTGGCGCGGTTTCCTTTGTCATTATTGAAGCACTGGTATTTACACAGCTAAATGCGAACGATCCGGAGCAGGCGGATTATGTCATTATCCTGGGGTCAGGCATCAGAGGCACAGAGTTATCACTGACGCTGAAGCAGAGACTGGATGCCAGTCTGGACTATATCCGCAACCATCCGCAGACGCCGGTTATTGTATCCGGAGGTCAGGGGCCAGGGGAGTCGATCCCTGAAGCACTCGCCATGAAAAACTATCTTGTGGACCAGGGAATAACGCCAGCCCAGGTTATTATGGAAGACAAGTCAACGAGCACGCAGGAGAATATGGCCTTTTCCAAAAAAATTATAGACGAAGCGGGGCTGGAGCACCCCGAGATCATGATTGTAACCAGTGACTACCATATGTTCCGCTCCAAGTACTTGGCTGCCAAAAATGGCTACGCTGCCGAATACGGCATTTCGGCCCCGTCTCCGGGATACCTGAAACCGATCAACATGATCCGTGAGTATTTTGCAGTGGTCAAGGCTTTTATGTAG